A genome region from Chengkuizengella sp. SCS-71B includes the following:
- a CDS encoding SDR family oxidoreductase — MGNKYFFTGFPGFIASQIIQQLLKEQEDVDHIYVLVLPNMYKEAEVEAAKLMNDGGFEKGRFTILEGDITKNNLGISDDRLQVLQSDVTHVFHLAAIYDLAVPKDIAYLVNVKGTDNVNQFVKQLESLKRYIYFSTAYVAGDRKGKILESDLEKNQTFQNYYEETKYEAEVLVKKIMNDVPTTIIRPGIVKGHSFTGETIKFDGPYFILNFLDRLRFLPILPYIGPGEVEINLVPVDYIIAASCYLGQADIGEGKTYHLTDPSPYKVKEVYSALMQELLQKKPIGRIPILITVLFLKIKFIRKFLGVEKEALDYFKYEARFDCQNAVEDLKGSGISCPDFMEILEPMVTYYKTHKHDPKKQLVIR, encoded by the coding sequence ATGGGTAACAAGTATTTTTTTACCGGATTTCCAGGTTTTATTGCTAGTCAAATTATCCAGCAACTTCTAAAGGAACAAGAAGACGTAGATCATATTTATGTATTGGTTTTACCGAATATGTATAAAGAAGCCGAGGTAGAAGCTGCTAAATTAATGAATGATGGAGGTTTTGAAAAGGGTCGTTTTACGATACTAGAAGGAGATATCACAAAGAACAATCTAGGTATATCGGATGATCGTCTTCAAGTCCTTCAAAGTGACGTTACACATGTATTCCACCTGGCTGCAATTTATGATTTAGCTGTTCCTAAAGATATCGCTTATCTTGTAAATGTTAAGGGTACGGATAATGTAAACCAATTTGTTAAACAACTAGAGAGTTTAAAAAGATACATATATTTTAGTACCGCATATGTAGCAGGGGATCGTAAGGGTAAAATACTGGAGTCTGATCTGGAGAAAAACCAAACTTTCCAAAACTATTATGAAGAGACAAAATATGAAGCAGAAGTGCTAGTAAAAAAAATAATGAATGACGTACCTACAACCATTATACGTCCAGGTATAGTAAAGGGTCATTCCTTTACGGGTGAAACCATTAAATTTGATGGACCTTATTTTATACTAAACTTCTTGGATCGGCTTCGATTTCTTCCGATTCTTCCATACATTGGACCAGGGGAAGTGGAGATTAACCTTGTTCCAGTAGATTATATAATAGCTGCTTCTTGTTATTTAGGTCAAGCTGATATTGGAGAGGGTAAAACGTATCACTTAACAGATCCTTCTCCTTATAAAGTTAAAGAAGTTTACTCTGCTTTGATGCAGGAATTGTTACAAAAAAAACCAATTGGAAGAATTCCAATTTTAATTACAGTCCTGTTCTTGAAAATTAAATTTATTCGCAAGTTTTTGGGCGTTGAAAAAGAAGCATTGGATTATTTCAAGTATGAGGCAAGATTTGATTGTCAAAATGCAGTGGAGGACTTGAAAGGATCAGGGATTAGTTGTCCTGATTTCATGGAAATATTAGAACCGATGGTCACGTATTACAAAACGCATAAACATGACCCCAAAAAACAGCTAGTTATTCGATAA
- a CDS encoding YycC family protein, whose translation MKPLQISPETAQALAKKLNVPIEHLMHMPQHILMQKLAELAKQDKDESNE comes from the coding sequence TTGAAACCACTACAAATATCACCAGAAACTGCTCAAGCATTAGCTAAAAAATTAAATGTACCTATAGAACACTTAATGCATATGCCTCAGCATATATTAATGCAAAAATTAGCTGAGTTAGCTAAACAGGATAAGGATGAATCAAACGAATAA
- a CDS encoding globin, whose translation MEEKSLYEVIGGEVTVRKIVETFYPIVQENPVIGQLFPEDIMPVMEKQFLFLTQFLGGPPLYSEQYGHPMMRARHLPFEITKERADAWLGCMQKALSKIELDEQLQNILLERLSGPAYHFINS comes from the coding sequence ATGGAAGAAAAATCATTATATGAAGTCATAGGTGGAGAGGTAACGGTCCGAAAAATTGTAGAAACTTTTTATCCTATTGTACAAGAAAATCCCGTTATCGGACAATTATTTCCAGAGGATATTATGCCTGTCATGGAAAAACAGTTTTTATTTTTAACTCAATTTTTGGGAGGCCCTCCTCTTTATTCAGAGCAATATGGTCATCCCATGATGCGAGCTAGACATTTACCATTTGAAATTACAAAAGAGCGCGCTGATGCATGGTTAGGTTGTATGCAAAAAGCACTCTCTAAAATAGAATTAGATGAGCAGCTGCAAAATATATTGTTAGAGCGATTATCTGGCCCTGCATATCACTTTATTAACAGCTAA
- the ylbJ gene encoding sporulation integral membrane protein YlbJ, whose protein sequence is MLPIKRYIVYIIPMISLTFILLILVYPTISFNAAIRGIIIWWDVLFPALFPFLVVSEILLGIGIVHFFGTLLDPIMRPLFRVPGIGGFVMTMGFASGYPVGARLTSKLWEQKLINQVEGERLVAFTSTSDPIFLIGAVSVGFFHDVNLALVLAISHYGAGIIVGLLMRYHGKNTSNAVSQIKTKQKGFILFRAFQSMHKARLEDGRTLGIIISEAVEASIKLIFVIGGLVVFFSVILEILTTIHFLDLFYLLFQSLMPLFGFPVELSQVIINGTFEVTLGAKSAGEANTSLIAKTAAAAFVVSWSGLSVHAQIASILHFTNLRYTPFIIARLLHGFIAAGIVYLIFEPVHSYQSSFSFILPTVSGETTTPEILSSFLSFSLWSIAFLFVCIFSLYLIYLLMKLLFYPKK, encoded by the coding sequence ATGCTCCCTATAAAAAGATACATAGTTTACATCATTCCGATGATTAGTTTAACCTTTATATTACTCATTTTAGTTTATCCAACAATTAGTTTTAACGCTGCCATAAGGGGGATTATCATTTGGTGGGATGTGTTGTTTCCTGCACTATTTCCTTTTTTAGTTGTTTCAGAAATACTATTAGGTATCGGTATTGTACATTTTTTTGGGACTCTTTTAGATCCAATAATGCGTCCATTATTTAGAGTACCAGGAATAGGAGGTTTTGTAATGACAATGGGGTTTGCATCGGGTTACCCTGTTGGTGCTAGATTAACCTCTAAGTTATGGGAGCAAAAGCTAATCAATCAAGTAGAAGGTGAAAGATTAGTTGCATTCACATCAACTTCTGACCCTATTTTTTTAATCGGAGCTGTTTCTGTTGGCTTTTTTCACGATGTAAATCTGGCTCTTGTTTTAGCTATCTCACACTACGGAGCTGGTATTATAGTTGGTTTGCTTATGAGATATCATGGAAAAAACACATCTAATGCCGTCTCTCAAATTAAAACTAAGCAAAAAGGATTTATTTTATTTCGTGCCTTTCAATCCATGCATAAAGCCCGCTTAGAAGATGGTAGAACGCTTGGCATAATTATATCTGAAGCAGTTGAGGCCTCGATTAAATTAATTTTTGTTATTGGAGGACTCGTCGTTTTTTTCTCTGTTATATTAGAAATTTTGACCACAATTCATTTTTTGGACCTTTTCTATCTTTTATTCCAATCTTTAATGCCCTTATTCGGATTTCCTGTTGAACTCAGTCAAGTTATTATTAACGGAACTTTTGAGGTCACTTTAGGAGCTAAGTCAGCAGGTGAGGCAAACACTAGTTTGATAGCCAAAACCGCTGCAGCTGCTTTTGTTGTCTCTTGGAGTGGGCTTTCTGTTCATGCACAAATTGCTAGCATTTTACACTTTACAAATTTACGATACACTCCCTTTATCATTGCCAGATTACTCCATGGTTTCATTGCTGCTGGAATCGTTTATTTAATATTTGAGCCAGTTCACTCCTACCAATCATCCTTTTCGTTTATCCTTCCAACTGTAAGTGGAGAAACGACAACACCTGAAATCCTTTCTTCATTTTTGTCTTTTTCCCTTTGGAGCATAGCATTTTTATTTGTTTGTATTTTTTCATTATACTTAATATACCTTTTAATGAAACTTCTTTTTTATCCTAAAAAATGA
- a CDS encoding NAD kinase has product MKYFVLDRGDETSLKLSDKFHKLAKQHNMILDEISPDIVISIGGDGTMLYAFHKFVQQLETISFVGIHTGHLGFYADWKPNEIEHLLELMAKKANSNDVIVEYPIVQIEIKTVNDTRIYYALNEITIKGIHATLVAQLDINDDKFEMFRGDGICISTPSGSTAYNKGLGGGIIHPSLAAIQIAEMASINNRVFRTLGSPIILPKHHHCDIYPKANQKILLSVDHLQFEHKDIISIRSSVSHKKVRFARYRTFPFWNRVKEAFVGIESN; this is encoded by the coding sequence TTGAAATATTTCGTCTTGGACCGTGGAGATGAAACTTCTTTAAAATTATCTGACAAATTCCATAAATTAGCTAAACAACACAATATGATACTTGATGAAATTTCACCTGACATCGTGATCTCAATTGGTGGAGACGGAACCATGTTATATGCATTTCATAAGTTTGTGCAACAGCTTGAAACCATTTCATTCGTTGGGATTCACACTGGACACCTCGGATTTTATGCAGATTGGAAACCAAATGAAATTGAACATTTATTAGAGCTCATGGCTAAAAAAGCAAATTCTAATGATGTTATCGTAGAGTATCCTATTGTACAAATTGAAATAAAAACCGTAAATGATACTAGAATTTATTATGCATTGAATGAAATTACGATAAAAGGCATCCATGCAACATTGGTAGCTCAACTCGATATTAATGATGATAAATTTGAAATGTTTAGAGGAGATGGGATTTGTATATCTACTCCATCTGGCAGTACAGCATATAACAAAGGTTTGGGTGGGGGGATTATACATCCTTCGTTAGCAGCCATTCAAATTGCTGAAATGGCTTCTATAAATAATCGTGTATTTAGAACTTTAGGTTCACCCATTATTTTACCAAAACATCATCATTGTGATATTTATCCAAAAGCAAATCAAAAAATATTACTATCCGTAGATCATTTACAGTTTGAACATAAAGATATCATTTCTATTCGCAGTAGTGTTTCTCATAAAAAGGTTCGATTTGCAAGATATCGTACTTTTCCATTTTGGAATCGAGTAAAAGAAGCTTTTGTTGGGATCGAGTCCAACTAG
- a CDS encoding YutD family protein yields the protein MIQITGKSFELIKDHKNGWNHEAFRSRYSEVLDRYDFIVGDWGYNQLRLKGFFNHGHTKATKESSINSFEDYIYEYCNFGCAYFVLKKVKKTN from the coding sequence ATGATCCAGATTACAGGGAAGTCATTTGAACTTATTAAAGATCATAAAAATGGTTGGAATCACGAAGCATTTCGCTCTAGATATAGTGAAGTGTTGGATCGATATGATTTTATTGTTGGAGACTGGGGATATAATCAGCTTCGACTAAAAGGTTTTTTTAACCATGGTCATACAAAAGCAACTAAGGAATCTTCCATTAATAGCTTTGAGGACTATATTTATGAATATTGTAATTTTGGTTGTGCATATTTTGTACTAAAAAAGGTTAAAAAAACAAACTGA
- the lipA gene encoding lipoyl synthase has translation MATQTPQRKPDWLKIKLPSGDELQEFKELKKTMRTKTLHTVCEEAKCPNIHECWVNRTATFMILGDICTRACRFCAVNSGLPNELDLKEPERVGEAAEEMGLKHCVITSVARDDLADGGAMIFAETIKSVKKRLPFCDVEVLIPDFMGNQEALFKVLDANPEVLNHNIETVERCSDQVRSKAKYRRSLELLERSKSYKSKIPTKSSIMIGVGEEWDEVLQTMDDLREVDCNILTIGQYLQPTKKHLAVKKFYTPEEFALLKEEGMKRGFSHVEAGPLVRSSYHAREQKEAANETLNSR, from the coding sequence ATGGCAACGCAAACACCACAGAGAAAACCAGATTGGTTAAAGATAAAGCTGCCTTCTGGCGATGAACTTCAAGAATTTAAAGAATTAAAAAAAACGATGAGAACAAAAACTTTACATACAGTGTGTGAAGAAGCTAAATGTCCTAATATTCATGAATGTTGGGTAAATAGAACAGCTACTTTTATGATTTTAGGTGACATTTGTACAAGAGCTTGTAGATTTTGTGCAGTAAATTCTGGTCTTCCGAATGAATTAGACCTGAAGGAACCTGAAAGGGTTGGAGAAGCAGCAGAAGAAATGGGATTAAAGCATTGTGTTATAACTTCAGTTGCACGTGATGATTTAGCAGATGGAGGGGCTATGATTTTTGCAGAAACCATCAAATCTGTTAAAAAACGTCTTCCATTTTGTGATGTTGAAGTATTAATACCTGATTTTATGGGAAACCAAGAAGCCTTATTTAAAGTATTAGATGCTAATCCAGAAGTGTTAAATCACAATATTGAAACGGTTGAAAGATGTTCAGATCAAGTTCGTTCAAAAGCCAAATACAGAAGGTCACTTGAACTGTTAGAACGCTCTAAATCATATAAAAGTAAAATTCCTACTAAATCCAGCATTATGATTGGAGTTGGAGAAGAGTGGGATGAAGTACTACAAACAATGGATGATTTAAGAGAAGTGGATTGTAACATATTAACGATCGGTCAGTATTTACAACCTACTAAAAAACACCTTGCTGTTAAAAAGTTCTATACACCAGAGGAGTTTGCTTTATTGAAAGAAGAAGGCATGAAGCGAGGATTTAGCCATGTTGAAGCAGGACCTTTAGTGCGTAGTTCATATCATGCACGAGAGCAAAAGGAAGCTGCGAATGAAACGTTAAATTCTAGATAA
- a CDS encoding M23 family metallopeptidase, producing MILIVSFINSTSFAKSEELSLKQIYEKRLQLIEEMSTVTEIPWFYLAAIDQYERSLSIANPKKRPIREGLISINFEKSEWAGHLNPDEQDSNLTSILFFNGRGRDGSGDGYADWNNDQDVLYTMSQHILKYGLSKDDFRIALWEYYQNSRSVKRIEQFAKIYEKYGTLDLYKHAFPVPLRSDHSYRSTWGAGRSFGGFRIHEGTDIFAHHGLPVRSTCYGIIEVLGWNRYGGWRVGIRDLNNVYHYYAHLSGYQKEIKQGDIVEPGQVLGWVGSSGYGKPGTQGKFPPHLHYGLYRDNGYNEWSFDPYPYLRKWEREERRNRR from the coding sequence ATGATCTTAATTGTTTCTTTTATAAATTCAACATCATTTGCAAAATCAGAAGAACTTAGTTTAAAGCAAATTTATGAAAAACGACTGCAGTTAATTGAAGAAATGAGTACGGTGACAGAAATTCCCTGGTTTTATTTAGCTGCCATTGATCAATATGAAAGATCCTTAAGTATAGCTAATCCAAAAAAAAGACCCATTAGAGAAGGTCTTATAAGTATTAATTTTGAAAAATCTGAATGGGCAGGACATTTAAATCCAGATGAACAAGATTCTAACTTAACATCTATTTTATTTTTTAACGGAAGAGGAAGAGATGGATCAGGAGATGGGTATGCAGATTGGAACAATGATCAGGATGTTTTATATACGATGTCACAACACATCTTAAAATATGGTTTGTCAAAAGATGATTTTCGCATTGCTTTATGGGAGTATTATCAAAATTCAAGAAGTGTGAAAAGGATTGAACAGTTTGCAAAAATTTATGAAAAGTACGGTACATTAGATTTATACAAACATGCCTTTCCTGTGCCACTACGTTCAGACCATTCATATCGGAGCACTTGGGGGGCAGGAAGAAGTTTTGGTGGATTCCGAATTCATGAAGGAACCGATATCTTTGCTCATCATGGTTTACCTGTACGAAGTACTTGTTACGGAATTATTGAAGTCTTGGGTTGGAATCGTTATGGTGGTTGGCGAGTAGGAATACGAGATCTAAATAATGTATACCACTATTATGCTCATTTATCAGGATACCAAAAAGAAATAAAGCAAGGCGACATAGTAGAGCCAGGTCAAGTATTAGGATGGGTAGGAAGCTCAGGTTATGGAAAACCTGGAACACAGGGGAAATTCCCTCCACATCTTCATTATGGATTATACCGCGACAATGGATATAATGAATGGTCTTTTGACCCGTATCCTTATTTAAGAAAATGGGAACGAGAGGAGCGAAGAAACAGAAGATAA
- the yunB gene encoding sporulation protein YunB, producing the protein MRRKRRWRSRSVKKSSKKKVFFLVLIIFTLITVQSFIFIEKNLRPPLMNVAKVRIKQIATQSINASLTEQISKGTNLDKLIEWKYDHTGKITGFMLNYTEHMRIAAETRNIVQKTLDDLQRMPESIPLGQALDSAIIASFGPEIPIKFVPAGSVLIDLTTRKQDAGINMILVEVYIHIIAEVTIIIPFDTEAEIVETEVPITYLLVVGDVPAYYFDSNGKPIDSLNGMNPIPPISIPQFNSADTEDNTEN; encoded by the coding sequence ATGAGAAGAAAAAGAAGGTGGAGAAGTCGTTCAGTAAAAAAAAGCAGTAAAAAGAAAGTGTTTTTCCTAGTTCTAATAATCTTTACTTTAATTACAGTACAAAGTTTTATTTTTATTGAGAAAAATTTAAGACCCCCTTTGATGAATGTTGCAAAAGTAAGAATTAAACAAATCGCTACTCAATCGATTAATGCCTCACTTACTGAACAAATATCTAAGGGGACAAATTTAGATAAATTAATTGAATGGAAATACGACCATACAGGAAAAATTACCGGTTTTATGTTAAATTACACAGAACATATGCGAATTGCAGCAGAGACTAGGAATATCGTTCAAAAAACTTTAGATGATTTGCAAAGAATGCCGGAATCTATCCCGTTAGGTCAAGCTTTAGATAGTGCAATCATTGCTTCTTTTGGTCCAGAAATACCGATTAAATTTGTACCAGCTGGTTCAGTATTGATTGATTTGACGACAAGAAAACAAGATGCTGGCATCAATATGATTCTTGTTGAAGTTTACATACACATTATTGCAGAGGTAACGATCATTATTCCTTTTGATACAGAAGCTGAAATAGTGGAAACAGAAGTTCCAATTACTTATTTATTGGTTGTGGGAGATGTACCTGCATATTATTTTGATTCCAATGGTAAACCAATCGATTCCTTAAACGGTATGAACCCAATCCCACCTATATCTATTCCACAATTTAATTCAGCTGACACAGAGGATAATACTGAAAATTAA
- a CDS encoding RNA methyltransferase, protein MKITSLTNSHVKDWVKLLTKKGRDQQGRYIVEGIHLVKEALNSANVKVEHVVYSYEKGVPPELLDYEEQKWISVSNDIINKCSDTKTPQGIFAIVHKKNWNDLLLFEGTALVVACDAIQDPGNLGTIIRSADAVGATGVVLGEGCVDLYHPKTVRSTMGSIFHLPIIERDLDVMLQKAQNRSIQVLNTSLQAESNFYETDLTKASWFIVGNEGKGVSPELNQYVNKQIKIPIEGSAESLNVAMATTIMLYETLRQRNYHL, encoded by the coding sequence ATGAAAATAACCTCGTTAACAAACAGTCATGTAAAAGATTGGGTTAAACTTTTAACTAAAAAAGGCAGAGATCAACAAGGCAGGTATATTGTGGAAGGTATTCATTTGGTTAAAGAAGCCTTAAATAGTGCTAATGTAAAAGTAGAACATGTTGTATATTCGTATGAAAAGGGAGTGCCCCCTGAATTATTAGATTATGAAGAACAAAAATGGATAAGTGTTAGTAACGATATCATAAATAAATGTTCCGATACAAAAACACCACAAGGTATTTTTGCAATTGTGCATAAAAAAAACTGGAATGATTTACTTCTATTTGAAGGTACTGCTTTGGTTGTTGCTTGCGATGCTATACAAGACCCTGGTAATTTAGGAACGATTATTCGAAGTGCTGATGCAGTAGGAGCAACTGGGGTTGTATTAGGCGAAGGATGTGTGGATTTGTATCATCCTAAAACAGTTCGTTCAACCATGGGGTCTATTTTTCATTTGCCTATTATAGAAAGAGACTTGGATGTTATGCTTCAAAAAGCACAAAATCGTTCGATTCAAGTATTAAATACAAGTTTACAAGCAGAATCAAACTTCTATGAAACAGATTTAACTAAAGCAAGCTGGTTTATAGTAGGAAATGAGGGGAAAGGAGTTTCTCCAGAGTTGAATCAATATGTGAATAAACAAATTAAAATTCCAATTGAAGGCTCTGCTGAATCTCTAAATGTTGCCATGGCAACTACTATCATGTTGTATGAGACGTTAAGACAGAGGAATTACCATCTATAG
- a CDS encoding TrkA family potassium uptake protein: MKKQFAVIGIGRFGSSVAKTLYHMGFEVLAIDSNESRIQEIINEVTHAVQADTTDDEALKAIGIRNFDVVVVAIGQDIQASILTTLILKDLGVNTLIVKAQNDLHGKVVQKIGADKVIFPERDMGVRVAHHLISPNIIDYIELSADYSIVEIKAASRMIGKNLSELHIRAKFGCNVIAIKSADKMNIAPHAEDLIKENDILVVVGDNDHLQNFEMSFRE; this comes from the coding sequence TTGAAAAAACAGTTTGCAGTTATTGGAATAGGCCGCTTTGGATCAAGTGTTGCAAAAACGTTATATCATATGGGTTTTGAAGTATTAGCCATTGATTCCAATGAAAGTCGTATTCAAGAAATTATTAATGAAGTTACTCATGCGGTTCAGGCGGATACGACCGATGATGAAGCCTTAAAAGCTATTGGCATAAGAAACTTTGATGTCGTTGTTGTTGCTATTGGACAAGATATACAAGCGAGTATTCTAACAACCCTCATATTAAAGGATTTAGGAGTTAATACTTTAATCGTAAAGGCACAAAACGATCTGCATGGTAAAGTAGTTCAAAAAATTGGTGCTGATAAAGTCATTTTCCCCGAAAGAGATATGGGTGTTCGAGTTGCACATCACTTAATATCCCCCAATATTATCGACTATATAGAACTTTCTGCAGATTATAGCATTGTGGAAATCAAAGCAGCATCTAGAATGATTGGGAAAAATTTAAGTGAGTTGCATATTAGAGCTAAGTTTGGTTGTAACGTTATTGCCATCAAAAGTGCTGATAAAATGAACATTGCTCCGCATGCCGAAGATTTAATTAAAGAAAATGATATATTAGTGGTTGTAGGAGATAATGATCATTTACAAAATTTTGAAATGTCATTTCGGGAGTAA
- the sspI gene encoding small acid-soluble spore protein SspI, with translation MMDLRQAIFQRLQNKNESELHEIITDSINNDERALPGLGVIFELIWEKSDKQTQSLLISTLENNLPQQ, from the coding sequence ATGATGGACTTAAGACAAGCCATTTTCCAAAGGCTTCAAAACAAAAATGAATCTGAATTACATGAGATCATAACTGATTCCATCAATAATGATGAAAGAGCATTACCAGGTTTAGGTGTCATTTTTGAATTAATTTGGGAAAAGTCAGATAAACAAACACAAAGTTTATTAATTTCTACTTTGGAAAATAATTTACCTCAACAATAA
- a CDS encoding peptide chain release factor 3 codes for MNQTSKETFDQEVNKRRTFAIISHPDAGKTTLTEKLLLFGGAIRLAGTVKGRKASKHATSDWMEIEKQRGISVTSSVMQFEYEGHKVNILDTPGHQDFSEDTYRTLTAADSAVMLIDSAKGVEAQTMKLFEVCRKRGIPIFTFINKMDREGQNPFDLLEEIENVLGIRSFPMNWPIGSGKQLCGVYDRHATRVELFQGDNHDEIKVQDVSGYDDEIIKNITTDYLFESLNDDLQLLDVAGDPFDLEKVKQGELTPVFFGSAINNFGVQTFLDNFLKLAPSPVPRESNQGEISPSDKNFSGFVFKIQANMNPAHRDRIAFLRICSGEFDRGMSVKHIRTGKNIKLAQPQQFMAQDRDLVEQAYAGDIIGLFDPGIFKIGDSLSVKANIEFDELPTFPPELFAKVIVKNALKNKQFQKGIEQLTDEGTVQYFQSIAGDEKILGVVGQLQFEVFEYRMKVEYGVDIELHRLSYQLSRWVQADQIEPSKFRINSQLVLDKKGNHVALFENEYAMRTSMEKNENVQFLENPPQ; via the coding sequence ATGAATCAGACTTCAAAAGAAACATTTGATCAGGAAGTGAATAAAAGACGAACATTCGCCATCATCTCCCATCCAGATGCTGGGAAGACCACATTAACGGAGAAACTTCTATTATTTGGCGGAGCTATTCGTTTAGCTGGTACTGTAAAGGGAAGAAAAGCATCTAAACACGCTACATCAGATTGGATGGAAATCGAGAAGCAAAGAGGTATATCTGTTACTTCAAGTGTTATGCAGTTTGAGTATGAAGGACATAAAGTAAATATATTGGATACACCGGGTCACCAAGATTTTAGTGAAGATACTTATCGAACACTAACCGCGGCGGATAGTGCTGTGATGTTGATTGATTCAGCAAAAGGAGTAGAAGCACAAACGATGAAACTGTTTGAGGTTTGTCGTAAGAGGGGTATTCCAATCTTTACATTTATTAATAAAATGGATCGGGAAGGTCAGAATCCATTTGATTTATTAGAAGAAATTGAAAATGTACTTGGTATCCGTTCGTTTCCGATGAATTGGCCAATAGGTTCTGGCAAGCAATTGTGTGGAGTATATGATCGTCATGCCACAAGAGTTGAATTATTCCAAGGAGATAATCATGATGAAATAAAAGTTCAAGATGTTAGTGGTTATGATGATGAAATCATAAAAAATATTACGACAGATTATTTATTTGAAAGCTTAAATGATGATTTACAGCTGTTAGACGTTGCAGGAGATCCTTTTGATCTAGAGAAAGTAAAACAAGGAGAATTAACTCCTGTATTCTTTGGTAGTGCGATTAATAATTTTGGTGTTCAAACTTTTTTAGATAACTTTTTAAAGCTAGCCCCAAGCCCAGTACCAAGAGAAAGTAATCAAGGAGAAATTAGTCCAAGTGATAAAAACTTTTCGGGTTTTGTATTTAAAATTCAAGCGAACATGAATCCCGCACATCGTGATCGGATTGCTTTCTTACGCATTTGTTCTGGAGAATTTGATCGTGGAATGAGCGTAAAACATATTCGAACAGGTAAAAATATTAAATTAGCACAGCCTCAGCAATTTATGGCGCAGGATAGAGATTTAGTAGAGCAAGCTTATGCCGGTGATATCATAGGATTATTTGACCCTGGCATTTTCAAAATTGGAGATTCATTAAGTGTGAAAGCAAATATAGAATTTGATGAACTACCAACATTTCCCCCTGAATTATTTGCCAAAGTCATTGTGAAAAATGCTTTGAAAAATAAACAATTTCAAAAGGGGATTGAACAGTTGACAGATGAAGGGACTGTTCAATATTTTCAATCCATTGCTGGAGATGAGAAGATATTAGGTGTTGTAGGACAACTTCAATTTGAAGTTTTTGAATACAGGATGAAAGTAGAATACGGCGTTGACATAGAGCTACATCGATTAAGCTATCAATTATCAAGATGGGTTCAAGCAGATCAAATCGAACCAAGTAAATTTAGAATTAATTCACAATTAGTATTAGATAAAAAAGGAAATCATGTAGCTTTGTTTGAAAATGAATACGCGATGAGGACATCTATGGAAAAGAACGAGAATGTTCAATTTCTTGAGAACCCACCGCAGTAA
- a CDS encoding cyclase family protein, protein MFKIYDISMTIHEEMQVYKNKEEKKPKIETASDFSNSSAFESILSLNVHTGTHLDAPLHMIEGGETIESIPLENLVSTARVLDLTHVEGQIGKSDLEPFAIQEGEWILFKTKNSLSEQFDFNFVYLNEDGAAYLKEINVKGIGTDGLGIERAQPDHETHKILFENNIIIVEGLRLKEVPSGTYFMVIAPLKLEGIDAAPARALLLGQ, encoded by the coding sequence ATGTTTAAAATATATGATATATCGATGACGATACATGAAGAAATGCAAGTATATAAAAATAAAGAAGAAAAAAAACCAAAAATTGAAACTGCATCTGATTTTTCCAACTCATCGGCTTTTGAATCGATTTTAAGTTTGAACGTACATACTGGAACACATCTAGATGCTCCGTTACATATGATTGAGGGTGGAGAGACGATTGAGTCCATCCCATTAGAAAATTTAGTATCTACGGCACGTGTGTTAGATTTAACACACGTTGAAGGGCAAATTGGAAAAAGTGATTTAGAACCTTTTGCGATTCAAGAAGGGGAATGGATCTTATTTAAAACAAAAAATTCATTATCTGAACAATTTGATTTTAACTTTGTTTATTTAAATGAAGACGGTGCAGCTTATTTAAAAGAGATCAATGTGAAGGGGATCGGCACAGATGGATTAGGTATTGAACGTGCTCAACCTGATCATGAAACACATAAAATATTATTTGAAAATAACATTATTATAGTTGAAGGACTTCGTCTAAAGGAGGTTCCATCAGGGACTTATTTTATGGTAATCGCTCCTTTAAAATTAGAAGGTATTGATGCTGCCCCAGCACGTGCGTTATTATTGGGACAGTAA